One window from the genome of Jeotgalibaca sp. MA1X17-3 encodes:
- the nrdH gene encoding glutaredoxin-like protein NrdH — translation MAEQMITVYSKPACMQCNFTKKYLDQKGLVYEVKDIMESEEALEEVRKLGFQSLPVILAEGMAAFNGFRPDLLDQLA, via the coding sequence ATGGCAGAACAAATGATTACAGTCTATTCAAAACCGGCATGCATGCAATGTAACTTTACTAAAAAATATTTAGATCAAAAAGGTTTAGTCTATGAAGTAAAGGATATTATGGAATCTGAAGAAGCTTTAGAAGAAGTTCGAAAATTAGGATTTCAGTCTCTACCTGTAATCCTTGCAGAAGGTATGGCAGCATTTAATGGCTTCCGTCCCGATTTGTTGGATCAATTGGCATGA
- the nrdE gene encoding class 1b ribonucleoside-diphosphate reductase subunit alpha — translation MTLPKTQPNEITYFKLNNEVNRPVNQTIPLHKDKEAVKAFFKEHVIPHTVLFDSLDEKLDYLIAENFIEEEFVAKYPRTFINDLANFLKNEKFRFRSFMGAYKFYTQYAMRTNDGEYYLENYEERILFNALYLANGDQKLAWNIADEMIHQRYQPATPTFLNAGRKRRGEFVSCFLIQATDDMNSIGRTINSALQLSRIGGGVGVNLSNLRAAGDPIKKIENASSGVLPVMKLLEDSFSYSNQLGQRNGAGAVYLNVFHLDVLSFLSTKKENADEKVRVKTLSLGLVVPDKFYELAAENKDMYLFSPYDVERIYGKPFAYVDISKEYDSMINNDEIRKTKVNAREIENEISKLQQESGYPYIINIDTANRENPIDGTITMSNLCSEILQIQEPSVIKDDQTYEILGTDISCNLGSTNIVQLMQSIDFGKSIDTMVRALTFVTDQSSIDAVPTIRNGNDQYHTIGLGAMGLHTFLALQEMQYGSPESIEFTDKYFMLLNYYTLQASNQMAKERKETFYRFEESDYANGSYFDGYIENELRFEHPEVEALFQSIEVPTASDWVALKESIQQHGLYHQNRLAVAPTGSISYVNETSASIHPITRLIEERQEKKTGKTYYPAPYLSNETLPYYQSAYDMDMRKVIDVYAAAQKHVDQGMSLTLFLRSEIPEGLYDWKEGRTTKQTTRDLNILRHYAWKKGVKSIYYVRTFTEDEEEIGSNSCESCTI, via the coding sequence ATTACACTTCCTAAAACACAACCTAATGAAATTACTTATTTTAAACTAAATAATGAAGTAAATCGTCCTGTTAATCAAACAATTCCTTTACATAAAGATAAGGAAGCTGTGAAAGCTTTCTTCAAAGAACATGTGATTCCTCATACTGTTTTATTTGATTCTTTAGATGAAAAATTGGACTATTTGATTGCAGAAAATTTTATTGAAGAAGAGTTTGTAGCTAAATATCCTAGAACATTCATAAATGATTTGGCAAATTTTTTAAAAAATGAAAAATTTCGTTTCCGATCTTTTATGGGAGCATATAAATTTTACACGCAGTACGCTATGCGCACTAATGATGGAGAATATTATTTAGAAAACTATGAAGAAAGAATATTATTCAATGCTCTTTACCTAGCAAATGGTGACCAAAAATTAGCTTGGAATATAGCAGATGAAATGATTCACCAACGTTACCAACCAGCTACTCCAACTTTTTTAAATGCCGGACGTAAGAGAAGAGGAGAATTCGTTTCTTGCTTCTTGATACAAGCAACGGATGATATGAATAGCATTGGACGTACCATTAATAGTGCGTTGCAACTATCTCGTATCGGGGGAGGAGTAGGTGTAAATCTTAGTAATTTACGTGCTGCAGGTGACCCAATTAAAAAAATTGAGAACGCCTCTAGTGGAGTGTTACCTGTAATGAAGTTATTGGAAGATAGTTTCAGTTACTCCAACCAACTAGGTCAACGGAACGGTGCTGGAGCGGTCTACTTAAATGTTTTCCATCTAGATGTTTTATCCTTCTTATCTACTAAGAAAGAAAATGCAGATGAAAAAGTTCGTGTAAAAACACTTTCTCTAGGTCTAGTTGTTCCAGATAAATTTTATGAATTAGCTGCAGAGAATAAAGATATGTACTTGTTTAGTCCATACGATGTGGAACGGATTTATGGTAAACCATTTGCATATGTAGATATAAGTAAAGAATATGATTCTATGATTAATAATGATGAAATCCGTAAAACAAAAGTAAATGCTCGTGAAATAGAAAATGAAATTTCTAAGTTGCAACAAGAATCAGGTTATCCGTATATTATTAATATTGATACAGCGAATCGTGAGAATCCAATAGATGGAACTATCACGATGAGTAATTTATGTAGTGAGATTCTACAAATCCAAGAACCCTCTGTTATAAAAGATGATCAAACATATGAAATATTGGGAACCGATATTAGCTGTAATCTTGGCTCTACAAATATTGTTCAATTGATGCAATCAATAGACTTTGGAAAATCTATCGATACAATGGTACGAGCTCTGACATTTGTAACCGATCAGTCTAGTATCGATGCCGTTCCAACCATTCGCAACGGTAATGATCAATATCATACTATTGGGTTGGGTGCTATGGGTTTACATACGTTCCTTGCTCTTCAAGAAATGCAGTACGGATCTCCTGAATCAATTGAATTTACAGATAAATACTTTATGCTTTTGAATTATTATACACTTCAAGCAAGCAATCAAATGGCCAAAGAACGAAAAGAAACGTTCTACCGTTTTGAAGAGTCTGACTATGCAAATGGATCATACTTTGATGGGTATATAGAAAACGAATTAAGATTTGAGCATCCAGAAGTAGAAGCTTTATTCCAATCGATTGAAGTACCTACTGCGTCTGACTGGGTAGCGCTGAAAGAGTCGATACAGCAACATGGCTTGTATCACCAAAATCGTCTTGCTGTAGCTCCAACAGGGTCTATCAGCTATGTAAATGAAACATCCGCAAGTATTCACCCAATCACTCGTTTGATTGAGGAAAGACAAGAGAAAAAGACTGGGAAAACATATTATCCAGCTCCTTATTTATCAAATGAAACTTTACCGTATTATCAATCTGCCTATGACATGGACATGCGCAAGGTAATCGATGTGTATGCAGCAGCTCAAAAGCATGTGGACCAAGGAATGAGCTTAACTTTATTCCTCCGTTCAGAAATTCCAGAAGGTCTTTACGATTGGAAGGAAGGACGAACTACAAAACAAACCACTCGTGATTTGAATATTCTAAGGCATTACGCATGGAAAAAAGGAGTCAAATCTATTTATTATGTACGTACCTTTACCGAAGATGAAGAAGAAATCGGTTCAAATTCATGTGAAAGTTGTACGATCTAG
- the nrdI gene encoding class Ib ribonucleoside-diphosphate reductase assembly flavoprotein NrdI: MKIVFISLTGQTRKFVKKLNMDSLELSAANPFQVVEEPYIIVTPTYDKEVTEILNDFIETANNQHFLKGVAGGGNLNFGKLFVFTAKDLAHDYNVPFLHSFEFQGNEEDVNLIKKAVDQIDNYTS, translated from the coding sequence ATGAAAATCGTTTTTATTAGCTTAACGGGTCAAACGCGTAAATTTGTTAAAAAGCTGAATATGGATTCACTCGAACTTTCTGCTGCCAACCCGTTTCAGGTAGTAGAGGAGCCTTATATCATTGTGACACCTACCTATGATAAAGAAGTTACCGAGATTTTGAATGACTTCATAGAAACCGCTAATAATCAGCACTTTTTGAAAGGTGTAGCGGGTGGAGGAAATCTAAATTTCGGTAAACTTTTTGTTTTTACAGCCAAAGATTTGGCTCATGACTACAACGTTCCCTTCTTACATTCATTTGAATTCCAAGGAAATGAAGAAGACGTTAACTTAATAAAGAAAGCGGTCGATCAAATTGACAATTACACTTCCTAA